DNA from Mustela lutreola isolate mMusLut2 chromosome 6, mMusLut2.pri, whole genome shotgun sequence:
AGTCATGAAATTGAGCCAAGCCTCGAGTCaggtgctgagcgtggagccagcTTAACatccgctccctctgcccccaaccccaaccccctgGCTGGCCCATGtgcgctctctgtctctccccttctctaaataaatttttttttttttaaagaagtcatgCTTGGGGtgactggttggctcagtggattaaacctctgccttcggctcaggtcatgatctcagggtcctgggatcgaggcccacatcaggctccctgctccccctctcccactctgcctacttgtgatctctctctctgtcaaataaataaataaaatctttaaaattaattaattaatttaaataaataaataaataaaaagagttcaTGCTTGGCCTCTTTGGGAAGCATGTGATTTACCCATTCCTCCTAAAGAGGAAAGTGTGTTGTGAGATAGAAATACccattataaattaattaaatgatgtAGCAAAAGGAAAGTTCTTTGCAAACTCTGACAATCGTGGCTGCCATTTGTTGAACACCAGTTGTGTCCAGCATCAAGCATGTTCCATCTTGTGTAAACGTTCCAACTCATTTGTAGGGTACTATTTATTATCTCAAACAATGTGTCAATGTAAGCCTTATGAAAGGCTTATAACAAATGAAaagtttttaatacatttaaatattaaacagcctataaaagtatttttagaatATAATAACTATGTATAACAGATTTAAAAtagtggagggcgcctgggtggctcagtgggttaagccgccgctgccttcggctcaggtcatgatctcggggtcctgggatcgagtcccgcatcgggctctctgctcggcagagggcctgcttccccccaccctctctctgtctacttgtgatctccctctgtcaaataaataaataaaatctttaaaataaaataaaatagtggaagTTGGAAGTaataaaatgtcaacagtgtATTTAGGTAATGAAGAGGGAGTGATTCTCACCTTTTCTATTTACCTGTATATTCCAGTGGAAAAGTTAGAATTCATCATatgcataaataaatactttttaaaaattaaaatactacagAATTACTTGAAGCTTTCTGGAGATGATTCTTTGGTAGCCttttcaattatttcctttaggactggtttattttatgttttctgcctttttaaaaaatattttatttttaagtagtctctacacccaacgtggggcttgaactcacagccccaagatcgaGAACTGGACTCTCCACCcactgagcccgccaggtgccccatagattttgttacttctttttttttaaaattttatttattaatttgacagagagaaatcacaagtagatgtagaggcagccagagagagagatagggaagcaggctccctgctgagcagagagcccaatgcgggactcgatcccaggaccctgagatcatgacccgagctgaaggcagcggcttaacccactgagccacccacgcgccccgaTTTTGTTACTTCTTGAATGAATTTTGGAATTAAAGTTTCTTTCCCCCACCAATTTCgttgagattttttaaatttttggtagcaGACGTCTTCATCTGCTATTTgtcatttacaatttttaaatgtttttttttttttttctcaactggATTTACCAtaggtttgtggggttttttatgtttccttttttggttttttagctTGAAtaccattagttttttttttttttataaaagagagaCATGAAAATTATTCACATGATGAAAGATTTCACTTTACTGGAATGGGCAGCTTCACTTCGTGCCATTTTAGCAATGATTCCAGTCCACATACTTTCCGATGTCACAgtctcaaaataagaaataatcctTGTCATCTAGAACTGCTTTGGTGCCTCCATATTCTGGGTGAAGAATTTTATCTCCAACTTTCACACTAACTGGTTGAATCTCTCTACCCTTTCCTTTAGAGCCCGATCCAACAGCTACGAGTGTTGCTTGCAACGcttttccttgagatttttctGGAAGCATAATACCTCCTTTGGTACAGTTTCAGCTGCACTCCTTTCAACTAAAACTCCATCAAAGAGGGGAAGAAACTTGCTAAATGACTGCGGCTACCACCACGGTTCTTACAGGTTTGTGGTTTTTAACAGGCTTGTTTATAAATGTTTCATTCTTGGATTTCTTAATGTCACCTTTTCTGTGTTCTAATTCATTTGCTTATTCTTTTATCCCTATTTATTTTCTAACCTTTCCCTTGGGGATTTCCTTCTCatcctttttctaatttcttgagtgCTTAGTTCATtcgtttttctctttttgaattttattttttaaggttttacttatttattagagcacaatcaggaggaaaggcagagggagagagaaaggaagaagcagacccctgctgagcagggagcctgacatgggcttgatcccaggactctgggatcatgacctgggccaaaagcagatgcttaaccaaccaagccacccaagcacccctctttttttttttttttttaataattaaagcaAGTGAGAATATACATCCATCGAACGCtgttatttttaacaatgttatttgtggggtggttttttgtttgtttttgttagctTTGAAAGATCTAaacagagaagaagagggagggccCTGGGTGTCATAGCCAGGCTGCCTGCTTATGCCTCAATcgtgaaggcagagaggctctaCCCAGGTAGAGGAAGGACGAGGAAGGACGTCACCAAGTCAAGGACCAGAGCAAGGGTTTTACCAGGAAGCCTCATTCTGACTGATGCGCAGCCACTCACGTTTCCACAGCCAGGTGCTCCAAGGCTCTGGCAAGTGGATTGTCTGAAGTTGATGGCTGCCTGGAGCTGGGGACATCCCTGAAGAATATTCTGGATTCCTTAAGAAGTTCAGGACCTGGAGCAGGGTTTGTGTTTGGAAACTGGTGAGAGACTTTGATGCAAGACATTAGGTAAGGAGGGAGAGACATACCGGTCAGTTCACTGCACTGAAGGGGCGGCAGGGACCAGTTGAGGGTTGTCTGCATTTTTCACTTGCTCAGCCAGCGATGAGGACGTGTTATGCCACAGTCAAGGGAAGGGGCTGGCTTTCCATCATGTATTTCTAATAGAAAGAAGAGCAGAAGTTatgctgtttttaaatttctctcccGGAGAGGACAGTTCTGTAAAGCTGGTTTACTTGGATGTTACTCATTTCTGCATTTCTTAAATGACCCTtccaggtttattttttaatttttttaggtttatttatttattttaaagaacatgcaagctgggggaggggcagaggaagagagagagagagagagagagagagaagcagtcttcccccTGAAcgcagagcctgatgaggggttcGATCTtgggaccctagatcatgacctgagccaaaatcaagagttggacgcttaaccgactgagccacccaggcacaccccaccCAAGTTTATTTGATCACTTATATTTACCCTACGAAGCATAGTGAAGTTCAATCTGATTTTCATCTTAAAGTGTTATATCCTTTTACAAAATGACCTGTCAGGCAAagaatttcagagagaaagggataCTGATGACATTTCCCAAACAGGGAAATTGTTTGTGGGTTGTGAAGAATAGATGAGGTTTTAAAACAAGTGTCTTTCCTGTTTATACGAGTAACAGATTTTTGTAAAAAGTTACattttagaggggcacctggatggttcagtctgtagagcatgtgactcttgatctcggggttgtaaatttgagccccacattggatgcagggagattacttaaaatcttaaaaaaaaaaaaaaaaaaagtttactttcacagaaatatataaaatgaagttCTCTAAGTTTACCCCAATTAAGAACACATTTCAGATaattattctataaaaataatcatatactattttgttttgtttttaaagattttgggcgcctgggtggctcagtgggttaagccactgccttcggctcaggtcatgatctcgaggtcctgagatcgagtcccgcatcgggctctctgctcagccgggagcctgcttctctctctctctctctctctctctctgcctgcctctctgtctgcttgtgatctctgtctgtcaaataaacaaataaaatctttaaaaaaagattttatttatttatttggcagagagacagagagcacaagtaggcagaaaggcaggcagaaggagggggagaagtgAGGCTCATGTGgtactcgattccaggaccctgggatcatgacgtgagctgaaggccaatgcttaaccaactgagccacccaggcacccccccccataTAGTGTTTTataacttatctttttttaaagattttatttatttatttgacagagagagacacagcaagagagggaacacaagcaggcggagtgggaggggggagaacgaggcttcccgcagagcagggagcccgatgcggggctcaatcgaggaccctgggatcatgacctgacctgagccgaagtcagatgcttaatgactgagccacccaggcaccccagtataaCTTACTTTGTAAATTCAATGTGCCTTTGGcatcttttagtttttaaaaaggttgggggtataaaaaaaatctaagttcccaaatgtggacatttgggtttccCCAATTTAAGTAAACAATGtttctttgtatatgttttaacatttgtgtattttttaaaagatttatttacttattttagagcttgagagctggaggagagggaggaagacagagaatctcaaacagactccctgctgagtgtgaagccaagtggggcctgatctcacgaacatgagatcatgacctgagtggaaaccaagagttggtggctcaaatgactgagccacccaggcaccccttgtgtaAGTATTTCTATGTAAATAATTCCAAGAAGCTAAGTTGTTGGATCAAGAGGTATGGACATACTAATTTTAAAGTCTTGCCTTCAGAAAATATACAACCCAAGAATACCTGTACTTTCGCACACTTTCCAATACTAAATATGACCAGTCTTTTTATCTTTAGTAATCTgaacaattttttaattgttattgttttaattaaaattattattgaacTTGAGCACCTTTTCGTGTTGTCTATTTGTGTTCTATAAATGCTTACCTAAGTTGTTTGCCAATTTTTCTATTGGCTTGGTggtacttttcttattttttgtaagagGCCTTTGTGTATTAGGAAAATCAGTCCTGTGTCTTTCAGATGGTGATATATTTTATTCTGAGCTtatactttagtttttattttcttcatttaatattcCAAAATTTTACATCATTGGTtccatttatcttttcctttgtggATTTTCAGTTATATGTCTTTAGGGTTTTATGTCATGTTTATATCCCTCCCCACTCCAAGGTAGCAGTAGCTTCCCAGCCTACCTCCCTGCTTCTGTCTTTGTACAACCCCTTTCACTtacaagtttatttttaacacaGCAGCCAGAAAACTCTTTCAATACCTGTATCTGAACATGTTACTCTCCTGCTCAGAAATTCTGAATGACTTCCCATCttggagtaaaaaaaaatatatgtatccttGAATTCACCTTGAAACACACTCCACTCCAGGCTGTCCATTTGCTATCCCTCTTCCTGAAACAGCTTTACCCCTGATTATACACTCACTCATCTCCCTCAGTCCTTGCTTTAATGTACGTATATTAGTGAGGTCCTCCATGACcacccatttaaaattgcattacTTCATTCTCACTCCAAACTTcgtgtttcctttattttctccttggcaCTAACATGCACCatctaatatactatatatttttcttgtttattgccTGCCTACCTACCTCATACACTGAAGCACACACACTAAATTACAAATTCCCCTTAATTCAAaggtattattttcctttaacctgtagctccagcttccagaacagtgcctggtgtaGCAGGTGAATAATCAATATTTGtgtaagaaagggaaagagggagaaaaaaattaagcatttctAACCCATCAGATTGGCAAACATCAAAATATCTATGACATTGTGTTGACAAGTATAGGTAAACAGAACATCTCTCTTAGGGTTTCTGATTGATAATATAGCACTAACAAAAGTACAAATGTCCCTACTCCGTACTCTagtaattctatttctaggaatATATACTATGTAAATACCCTTAGGCATGAGAAAGATTTATGTTTACAGTAATTTACTCCAGCAGCGTTTCAAAAAGAAGATGGGAAACAACCCGCCTGACCACCAGTGGGGTAACCATTAATGGATGATGGCCCACACAATGAATACTGTGCAATTGATTAAAAAGGGCAGATCGAGGAAACCCTTTATGCACAATCTCCAATATTAGTTACTAGGAGGAAGCAAGCAAGGCGCAGAAATGCTACCTTTTGTGCAGGAGGAAGGCGAGGGGGATAGGTACCTGCCTGACCCGTGTACGGAACGGTACGCGACCCAGAAAAAGTCAGGCTGTCAAAAGTAGATGCTGGAGGACACTTactcttttaaaatgttgaacTGTGTGAATCCATTACTTTTTCATACTACGTATCTAATAAGTAAACCCAAAAAATTCTTGAGAGGGgaaaagttttgaaaaagaacaaagaggataCGCCTGCGGGCCCGCGAACAACCGCTTACACACGTGGTCCTCCACGGGCGGGGCCACCGAGGCGAGGTATCCTAGAGCGGCCGGAAGTGCCCGGGGCCCGCGGCGGGGCGCCCATTGGTCGGCTGGAGTCCAGCCTTTGTTCCCGGCCGCCGAGAGGTGGCTGTTGCCGCGGGCGCATCCGTCTGGCGTCCGCCGCTTCTGCGGGGGTGGTCGAGGGTCGGCCCTCCGCGAGTGGACCGTCCCCACAGCCACGGAACGCCGAGCCTGCGCCTCTCGGGCGTGGAGTCCGCGAGCCTCCTCGCAAAGCTGAGGCGTTTCTCCTCACAAAGCGGTGACTCTCGGGCTTCCTGGAGTGCTGACGGGCGCCGGCCGCTCCCCGACCCAGAGAGAACCGGGAGTCGCGTCGGCAGCGGGCACTTTCAGTCAGAGCGCAGAGCTAGTCGGCCTGGGCGCCCCGGTGCCCTTCAGCGCGTGTGTGCTCACGGCAGCTTTCGTCCTTTCTCCGCCGCAACGGCGTTCTGTGACGCGGTTCCGAGAGGTTCTCCTTGGGGTCGCGCGGGGCAGGGTTAATCTCCGACGCAGCGCACGATGGCCGCAGCCCCGGCACCCGCCGGACGAGGACTGCCAGTAGTGAAGGCCGAAGACCGTCGCGGCGGACAGGACTGCGCCTCACACTGCACCCCTCACAGGAGGGAAGTCTTCCGGCAGCACTTCAGGAAGCTCTGCTACCGCGACGCGCCCGGGCCCCGGGAAGCCCTCACCCAGCTCTGGGAGCTCTGCCGCCAGTGGCTGCGGCCCGAGTGCCACACCAAGGAGCAGATTTTAGACCTGCTGGTGCTGGAGCAGTTCCTGAGCATCCTTCCCGGGGACCTGCAGGCCTGGGTGCAGGCGCACCACCCGAGGACGGGCGAGGAGGCCGTGACGGTGTTGGAGGACCTGGAGCGGGAGCTGGACGAGCCGCGGaagcaggtgggcaggggacgcTCAGGGCGCGCGCACCGGGCCGGCACGGAGCCGGTGACAGGACACCCGGGGGTACTTCACGGGTCGGCCTAGGGGAGAACAAGGCGTAGGGAGGGCGCCGGTCGCCGGGGTCAGATCACTGGAGCGTGGTTGAGGACGGTCGCGGGAAACGACGCAGAGTCCGGTGCAGGGCTGGGGTCCGTGAGGAGTTACAGGAGGGCGAGTAGGTAACAGGAAAGCAAAGAATTCTCCAGCATTCATAGCTACTAAAAAATGGGCTACCTggtgtaaaaaacaaacaaacaaaaaaaccctcccttTCCATGGGAATAGTCAGGGCGAGTTCAAGTAGATGTCAAGGATATCGCAGAACAGCGCTGTCCGAAAGAAACACAATGGGAGCCATATGCGGagttaaattttctagtagccacatttcagaaaatgagattaaatatattttgttattttatttaacccaaagtAATCATGTAATCAGTATgaataatgagatattttacattcctttttagcattgttttaaaaattcagtgtatATTTTATGCTCTGCCTGTTTCCATTCCTACCAACCACATTTCAGGCGCCCAGTAAGCACACTGTGCTTGTGGCTATAGCCTGCAGTTGGAGAAGAAATACCCCCACTTGGAGGGGGTGGTGGAGGTTGGACGAGGTAATTTTTAAGGTTCTTACCAAGTCTCAAGGCTGTGATCCTGAACCTCTGCCGATCATTGTGAGAAGACACTGAATTTCACTCTCCAGTGGCCTGAAGTGTCGAGATTAATTGCCGCCTCTTCTTTTTTGTAGTCattattgccatttgcaattgaATGAGAATTTTTCCCATTTGTGTTCCTGGTCCCTGGTAAATGCTTCTTTTGAGCTTTTCTCTTAAGTTCTTTAAGTTCTTTCAGAAAATCTACCTTACAAACCCAGTCATACTTCATTGTTCCCCAGGTCCCAGCCAATTCAGAAAGACAGGACACACTTTTGGACAAGTTGACCCCCTTGGGAAGGCCCCATGACTCACTGACTGCGCAGCTCCATGCCAAGAAGATTCATCAGGAGCAGGAATCTGGTGAGCCCCAGAGGAATGGTAAGGAGCAGGAGTTTATGTGTGTGAGGGAAGATACGATTCCTTGTGTTAGAGAGGAGCTTTCTCACTGTGATGTTCtccttttcaagttttcttgCTTATTCTCCACCTCACTGTAGAAGATTTTATTCCCTTAACCTACTCTTGCCTTATCAtggaaagaattatattttagtttttcattagACTTAAAAGCTGCTTTTTAGCTTAATGGATGGGGGTTGGGATTTAAATACTGTAGTTAATGATACCTTACATTTCTATTTGTTGATATCTGATGCGTCTAGTTCTAAATTctcttaaatttacatttttaaattcatatgaCACCCTGTATTAGTCTGTTAGGGCTGTCAGAACAGACTAACACAAGCCACAACAAAAGTGCCACAAGccacaacaaaaatttattttctcacagttgtggaggctggaaagtccaagatcaaggtattaGTCGCCTTGGTTTCTGGTGAGGCTTCTCTCCTTGACTCACAGacttgctgtgtcttcacatggtattTTTGCTGTGCACACATACTCTTGGGATCTCTTCCTCTTATGTAAGGATGCCAATCCTATTGGGTAAGGGCCCCACTCTTATAACCTCATTTATTCTTAATTACTTCTTAAAAACCCCTTTTCCAAATGCAATCACATTGAAGGTTAGAGCTACAACATAAATGGGCGAGGGGTGGGGAGATACAGAGCACAATTCAGTCCTTAATACAAGCTCACACTGAAAGAAATAGGGAAGAGGGAGCAAGAACTAGTATAGtaggctttttatttctccatgttACGTTGACTGGGTTTGGGTTGTGGTTTGCTTCACCACCCAGTAATCAGTTCACTAATTGAAAACCAGATGTCTAGTGTATTCCCAGGCTTcagtaaaaagtaaacaaattttaaattccagtttgccCAAACACTGCTTTTTTCAGTGCTCCCTGTCCTTTCTCTGCAGGCTCTTGTGTCCATACTGCTTCGCCTGGCCTATTACACAATCCATTctcactattttaaattttaccagTACGGTTCCCTCATTCTCTAGGTTCCCTGCCATGTGATTTGTCTAATCTGATAAATGATTTTAAGATATTTGTAGTTCATACTTGGAAAGATGGCattcaattatatataatttaaaggaGTCTTTTCATGCTTTAAAGCATAGTGTTGGTTACTGGTTACCTTTTGAGGTGAGGTTTAGACCCCCTGttctattcattcttcttttattaaacatttgttgagcagcAGCTACATGCTAGGCACCATGTTAGATGTCAGGAATACAAAGGAATGACTTCTTCAAAAAACAGAAGTGAGCAGTTGTGCTATGAtcccacacaaacacaaaaaaagacagctatcccTGTGGCAGGCCCACAGAAGTGTCACAGAGTAGGTTTGCTTGAGCTGAGATGGTCAGACGGGTGGGGGCTAGGAAGGGAGAACATCCCAGGGGATAGGTGGGGATGAAAGCTTAACACTAAGAACAGTAGTTGCTCTGAGTTGATTTTGATAAAGAGAATTTTGtggaagagaaaaaccaaatgCCAGTGGTGAAGGTTGCTGAAACAGACGGAGGtctgttatattattttatttatttacttactttttagtTAGTtgtgttgtttggttttt
Protein-coding regions in this window:
- the ZSCAN16 gene encoding zinc finger and SCAN domain-containing protein 16 isoform X3 gives rise to the protein MAAAPAPAGRGLPVVKAEDRRGGQDCASHCTPHRREVFRQHFRKLCYRDAPGPREALTQLWELCRQWLRPECHTKEQILDLLVLEQFLSILPGDLQAWVQAHHPRTGEEAVTVLEDLERELDEPRKQVPANSERQDTLLDKLTPLGRPHDSLTAQLHAKKIHQEQESGEPQRNDCQASAYR
- the ZSCAN16 gene encoding zinc finger and SCAN domain-containing protein 16 isoform X2, giving the protein MAAAPAPAGRGLPVVKAEDRRGGQDCASHCTPHRREVFRQHFRKLCYRDAPGPREALTQLWELCRQWLRPECHTKEQILDLLVLEQFLSILPGDLQAWVQAHHPRTGEEAVTVLEDLERELDEPRKQVPANSERQDTLLDKLTPLGRPHDSLTAQLHAKKIHQEQESGEPQRNATGKPTSGDSCT
- the ZSCAN16 gene encoding zinc finger and SCAN domain-containing protein 16 isoform X1 encodes the protein MAAAPAPAGRGLPVVKAEDRRGGQDCASHCTPHRREVFRQHFRKLCYRDAPGPREALTQLWELCRQWLRPECHTKEQILDLLVLEQFLSILPGDLQAWVQAHHPRTGEEAVTVLEDLERELDEPRKQVPANSERQDTLLDKLTPLGRPHDSLTAQLHAKKIHQEQESGEPQRNGDQTKTKNQALSQKEDMPKDTEFLGKINDRLNKDISQHPESRNATESEGRLEWQQRERRRYACEDCGKSFSHSSDLSKHRRTHTGEKPYKCDECGKAFIQRSHLIGHHRVHTGVKPYKCEECGKDFSGRTGLIQHQRIHTGEKPYECDECGRPFRVSSALIRHQRIHTAHKLY